The genomic region AGTATTCGAACGTTACTCATTTTTTGGATTTCAAAACAAAAACAAAGCGATAATAGATGTCAACAAATTATTTAATAGATTAAAGGTGAAAGCACCATCTATCAAAACATATGTTGACAGCTTAAGCGGAGGAAATCAGCAAAAGGTTATGTTTTTAAAGTATTTAAATTGTACTCCAAAGATTTTTATCATAGACGAGCCTACCCGTGGTGTTGATGTTATGACTAAGGAAGAAATATATGAACTTCTTAAAAACTTAAAGAATGATGTGCCAATTATAATGGTCTCTTCTGACCTTGAAGAACTCTTATTAATTGCAGATAGATTAATAGTCATGCATGAAGGAGAAATATCTCAGAAGTTTGAAAGAATCAATTTTAATAAGGAAAACATCATGAAAGCTGCTTTTGGACTCATAAAAGAAAAGGAGGAAAGCATAGGATGAGTCAAAAAAATGGCACATTCTGGTTTAAGTTTATAGAACATCGTGAATATGTATTAATAATAGCCATAGTTTTATTATTTTTAATAATGCTTTTTTTTGCTCCTAATTTTACAACTTTAGGCAATTTGGAACAAATTTTGATAGTGTCAGCTGGTTTAACAGTTGGAGCAATTGGCATGACAATGATAATAATAACAGCTGGAATTGACGTGTCAGCTGGAGCCATATTAGGAACGTCTGCCTCCGTATTTGCTACGATGTTGTCGGCAGGACACCCAACATTTAGTATTTTTGCCACTTTAGTTACAGGAAGTGCCCTTGGAGCCCTCAATGGTTTTTTTATAGCTTTTGTTGGCATACCACCTATAATTGTCACGTTGGGAAGTATGAGCATTTTTAGGGCAATCGATTTTTCTTACCTTCATGGGAAATGGATATCTAACTTTTCTAATCCTTTTGCTTTTCTAGGACAAGGAAGTTTTCTTGGAATTCCTGTACAATTGATATCAATAGTGATCTTGTTGATCATCTTCACATATATTTTTCGAAAAACTCCTTTTGGAAGAAACATATATGCTATTGGAGGAAATGTATCTGCAAGCAAGTATTACGGAGTTCCTGTCAAAAGTACGTTATTTATTATTTACATGTTGGCAGGTCTTCTATATGCTTTTGTTGCCATTGTAGAAACATCGAGAACTAGCATAGTGCAAACCTCAACAGGAGCGGGGTGGGAACTTGAAATAATAGCTGCCACAATTCTTGGAGGAACGAACATTTTAGGTGGTTCCGGAAGTGCTATTGGAAGTTTTTTGGGAGCTTTTTTTATTGCCAGTATTGAAAGTGCGCTGGTTTTTCTTAATACTCCTCCTATTTATAACGATGGCATCCTTGGAGTGTTGCTAATTCTTGCTGTAATAACTGATTTTCTAAAGATAAAACTCAAGGGGGCTGAAGAAAATGTTTAATAGCCTTTTTAAAAAAAGGGAATTTGCCCTTCTCATAACATTAGCATCTTTGGTAGCCATATTTTCCTTATTTATACCAACGTTTAGAACTCTGTATAATTTATCAGCTTCTACAGTATACAGCGTGACATTAGGATTATTAGGATTAGGAGAGTTCTTTGTCATTTTATCTGGAAATGGAGGAATTGATCTCTCAATAGGTTCTATTTTGAGCATGTCAGCTATGACAGTAGGAAGCTTAATTGGCAGACATGGCTGGAGTATAACCCCAGCAGTGCTTGTAGCCATTTTAGTGGGCGGCGTAGCCGGTTTATTCAACGGAATTTTAATATCTATTTTTGAGTTGCCAGCCCTAATGGTGACACTAGCTACTATGTATTTGTATTCTTCTATTGCTTTAACACTATCATTTGTAAAGGTTTATGGTACTTTTGGAAATCCAATGCCAATCTCTAACTTCCCGGATAGTTTCTTTTTCCTTGGACAATCAACTATTTTAGGCATTCCATTTCAAGTTATTGTTTTTCTAGTGCCAATATTGATCCTTTCATACATTGTAATGGAGCACACAACTTATGGACAACAGCTTTATGCTTTAGGTTCCGGTGATAAGGTTAGCTTATATACAGGCATACCAATAAAAAAAATAAGAATATCTGTTTACGTTATATCTGGACTATTAGCGGGTTTGGCTGCCGTGATCATGACCTCTCATATAGCAAGTAGCAGACCGGATTTGGGAGCTGGATACAATCTTCTGGCAATAACCATTGCGGTTTTAGGAGGAGTAGATATTTTTGGAGGAAGAGGCACAATTGTTGGGTTGATTTTGGCAGACGCGATTGTTACAGTTCTCTATAATGCTTTGCAATTGGTCAATACCAATAGTTTGTGGCAGGATGGAATTTTAGGAATAATTTTAATTGGAAGTGCTGTTATAAATAATTTAGATACGATCAAGTACACATTTCACATCAAGAAAGAGTAGCTATGAACTTTTCGGATATTTCTTTCAATATTGTTTGAACATAAAAAGGAGTGAAAGAAGGATGACGTCCTCTTTGTTTAATGGTCTTAAACAAGAATTGTACAGTGCTCACATGAAGCTTGAGAAGTATGGCCTTGTTTCATATACGAGCGGAAATATAAGTGTAAAAAAAGGGGAATATGTTGTCATAAAACCATCTGGTATTCCATATGATGAGTTAAGTCCAAACGATTTCATTGTTGTGAATCTTGATGGCAAAATTGTTGAAGGAAACAAGAAACCCTCTGTAGATACATCAACTCATCTTTATATTTATAGAAGCAGGCCTGAATTCAATACCATAATTCATACACATTCTCCATATGCATCTGCTTTTGCGCTTCTAAATGAAGCAATACCAGTCTACAGCACTGCTCATGCGGATCTTTTTGGAGTTGAAATTCCTGTAAGTGCATATGCACCCGTAGGATCTGAAGCAATTGGAAAAGCAGCTCTAAATGTTCTCAACAAAGCAGGGGTCGTATTGCTAAGTCATCATGGTGTTCTTGTCTTCGGTAAAAGTATAAGTGAATCACTTAGAAAAGCAGTGTTTCTTGAGGAAGTTGCCAAAACTGCATATTTAGCTCGAACCATGGGTACACCTACGTTCATTCCTTCTGAGGAAGCCTTAAAGTTATACGAATTCCATCACAAGCATTACGGCCAAAAAAAGTGAATGGAGGGATCACATGTATCTTATGGGAACCGATATAGGAACGCAAGGTACAAAAACGATCATTGTAGATGAAAAAGGACACTTGGTATCACAAAGTTTTCGTGAATACAACGTCATAACTCAAAAAGTTTCATGGGCAGAGCAATGGCCGGATGTTTGGTTAAAAGCGGTAGTAGAAACGTTAAAAGAAAGCTTAGAAAAATCGAATTTAAGTGCTAGAGATATTGCAGGCCTTTCAGTGAGTGGATTGTACGGTGGTTCTGGCATTCCGGTTGATAATAAGATAAATCCAATTTATCCATGCCTCATATGGATGGATAGAAGAGCCAAAAAAGAAACACAATGGGTAAAAGACAATATTAATATGAATGAAATATTTAGTATAACCGGGAACTATGTTGATTCTTATTATGGCTTTACCAAGATCATGTGGATAAGAAAAAACGAACCAGATATATGGAAGAAAACGTACGAATTCGTCACACCCAAGGATTATGTAATATACAAACTAACAGGAACTTTGGCCACAGATTACAGTTCTGCAGGAAATATTGGGGGAGTTTTTGACATACGTAAGCGTACATGGTCAAAAGAAATGTGCAAGATCCTTGGAATAGATATAGACAAATTACCCAAGATGATTTTTAAATCT from Mesoaciditoga lauensis cd-1655R = DSM 25116 harbors:
- a CDS encoding ABC transporter permease, with product MSQKNGTFWFKFIEHREYVLIIAIVLLFLIMLFFAPNFTTLGNLEQILIVSAGLTVGAIGMTMIIITAGIDVSAGAILGTSASVFATMLSAGHPTFSIFATLVTGSALGALNGFFIAFVGIPPIIVTLGSMSIFRAIDFSYLHGKWISNFSNPFAFLGQGSFLGIPVQLISIVILLIIFTYIFRKTPFGRNIYAIGGNVSASKYYGVPVKSTLFIIYMLAGLLYAFVAIVETSRTSIVQTSTGAGWELEIIAATILGGTNILGGSGSAIGSFLGAFFIASIESALVFLNTPPIYNDGILGVLLILAVITDFLKIKLKGAEENV
- a CDS encoding L-ribulose-5-phosphate 4-epimerase, which encodes MFNGLKQELYSAHMKLEKYGLVSYTSGNISVKKGEYVVIKPSGIPYDELSPNDFIVVNLDGKIVEGNKKPSVDTSTHLYIYRSRPEFNTIIHTHSPYASAFALLNEAIPVYSTAHADLFGVEIPVSAYAPVGSEAIGKAALNVLNKAGVVLLSHHGVLVFGKSISESLRKAVFLEEVAKTAYLARTMGTPTFIPSEEALKLYEFHHKHYGQKK
- a CDS encoding ABC transporter permease; translation: MFNSLFKKREFALLITLASLVAIFSLFIPTFRTLYNLSASTVYSVTLGLLGLGEFFVILSGNGGIDLSIGSILSMSAMTVGSLIGRHGWSITPAVLVAILVGGVAGLFNGILISIFELPALMVTLATMYLYSSIALTLSFVKVYGTFGNPMPISNFPDSFFFLGQSTILGIPFQVIVFLVPILILSYIVMEHTTYGQQLYALGSGDKVSLYTGIPIKKIRISVYVISGLLAGLAAVIMTSHIASSRPDLGAGYNLLAITIAVLGGVDIFGGRGTIVGLILADAIVTVLYNALQLVNTNSLWQDGILGIILIGSAVINNLDTIKYTFHIKKE